In Thermoanaerobaculia bacterium, the genomic stretch CGGCCGTCGTCGCCGTGGCAGCGGGCGCAGTGCTCGGTATAGAGGTCGGAGGCGCTCTTGCCGGAGGTCGGCGGTCCGCAGCCGGCGACCCCGGGCACGACGGCGGCCGCGAGCGCGCAGAGCGCGAAGCCGGCCCGGTGGCCGGAGCGTCTGGCGATCGCGGCGCGCGCCGCGATCGTCGCGCGCCGGATGCGCCCCGGACTCACTGGGCGGCCTCCCCGCGGAGCTTGCGCAGGTAGCCTAAAAGGGCGCGCATCTCTTCGCGCGTCAGGTTGTCGCGTGCCGGCATCTTGCCGAAGATCCCCTCGCGGATGATGGTCTCGATCGTCCCGTCGTCGCCGTAGTTTCTCCAGCTGTTGTCGGTCAGGTCGGCAAACTCCTCGCTCATGTAGCGGGCCGTGTTGCCGCGCCCGTCGACGCCGTGGCAGGTGGCGCAGTGGCGGCGATAGACCCGTTCTCCCGGGTCCTTGGGTCCGACAAGCCCGCAGCCCGAGGTCGCGAGGGCGAGCGCCGGGAGCAGCAGGCCGAGCGAGAGGAGCGATCGGAGCGATCGGAACGATCGGAGCGATCGGTGCGAGCGGTGCGAGCGCAGTGACTGGCGTGAGCGCCGGAGGCCGGCAAACGGGTTCACCGCGTCATTCCTTCGGCCGCCGGTGGATGAGCATGGTCGTCGCCTGGTCGCGCGGGCGGATGACGATCTCGTCGATGTCGACGTGCGACGGCCGGGTCGCCACCCAGCGCACCGCCTCGGCGATGTCCTCGGCGCAGAGCGGCGTCATCCCTTCGTAGACCTTCTTCGCGCGCTCCCGGTCGCCCTCGAAGCGCACCAGCGCGAACTCGGTCTCGGCGAGCCCCGGCAGGATCTCGGTCACCCGCACCGGCTGGCCGAGGAGCTCGAGACGCAGCGTCCGGGTGAGAGCGTGCAGGGCGTGCTTCGAGGCGGCATAGCCGCCGCCGCCGGGATAGGTCTCGACGCCGGCGATCGAGCCGAGGTTGACGATCAGGCCGTCGCCAGAGGCGACGAGCTGCGGCAGGAGGGTGCGCGTCATGCGCAGCACGCCGAGAACGTTGAGCTCGAACATGGCGCGCCACTTGTCA encodes the following:
- a CDS encoding cytochrome c; its protein translation is MNPFAGLRRSRQSLRSHRSHRSLRSFRSLRSLLSLGLLLPALALATSGCGLVGPKDPGERVYRRHCATCHGVDGRGNTARYMSEEFADLTDNSWRNYGDDGTIETIIREGIFGKMPARDNLTREEMRALLGYLRKLRGEAAQ
- a CDS encoding SDR family NAD(P)-dependent oxidoreductase translates to MNSVNTGRVAVVTGASSGFGAATARALAGEGFSVVLGARRVERLAAIAEPLGARYQALDVTDEASVAAFCGTLDRVDVLVNNAGNAFGAESLAASVDDKWRAMFELNVLGVLRMTRTLLPQLVASGDGLIVNLGSIAGVETYPGGGGYAASKHALHALTRTLRLELLGQPVRVTEILPGLAETEFALVRFEGDRERAKKVYEGMTPLCAEDIAEAVRWVATRPSHVDIDEIVIRPRDQATTMLIHRRPKE